In a genomic window of Pedobacter sp. KBS0701:
- a CDS encoding universal stress protein: MKQILVATDFSRSAGNALSYALAMAKTLKMEVVAIHAIHPTEGINNSTYNAIFIESYYGNKRAALKEWAENIRERENLKDVKLGTICDVGFLKTVITKHTENNPVELLVMGITGATGISGIVGSNASMAVTKMRIPTLIVPLESSFTNFPIITLATDYETVLSPKDITALSELLKSSGTRKMQVLYVAEKSDEVHIQTGEKRIRDLLPDTEIEFNYIMDSSAPNGIMDFIKSNHTDILCLVKHHHNIIYRLFTSSTVNQVMNKTVKAILVLHE; this comes from the coding sequence ATGAAACAGATACTTGTAGCAACGGATTTTTCAAGAAGTGCCGGAAATGCCCTCTCCTACGCACTGGCCATGGCAAAAACGCTGAAAATGGAAGTTGTGGCTATTCATGCCATCCATCCTACCGAAGGTATAAATAACAGTACCTACAATGCCATTTTTATCGAATCTTATTACGGAAATAAAAGAGCTGCTTTAAAGGAATGGGCCGAAAACATCCGCGAAAGGGAAAACCTTAAAGATGTAAAGCTCGGAACAATATGTGATGTTGGTTTTTTAAAAACAGTAATTACCAAACATACCGAAAACAATCCGGTAGAGCTATTAGTAATGGGCATAACAGGTGCCACAGGAATAAGCGGAATTGTAGGCAGCAACGCCAGCATGGCCGTTACCAAAATGCGGATTCCAACATTAATTGTTCCTTTAGAGAGCAGTTTTACCAACTTCCCCATTATTACGCTGGCCACTGATTACGAAACAGTATTATCGCCAAAAGACATTACTGCCCTTAGCGAACTGTTAAAATCCTCCGGAACGAGGAAAATGCAGGTGCTTTATGTGGCTGAAAAATCGGATGAAGTACACATCCAGACGGGTGAAAAACGGATCAGGGATCTTTTACCAGATACGGAGATCGAATTTAACTACATTATGGACAGCAGTGCCCCAAATGGTATTATGGATTTCATCAAAAGTAACCATACCGATATCCTTTGCCTGGTTAAACACCATCACAATATTATTTACCGCTTATTTACCAGCAGCACGGTTAATCAGGTAATGAACAAAACGGTGAAAGCTATTTTGGTATTGCACGAATAA
- a CDS encoding TetR family transcriptional regulator, giving the protein MGRKSLKETRRLEIIKVFYQVAKKEGYENTSIAKIAKVMDINPSLIIHYFETKEGLTYELIDHILDRYLLIYTIKHKGQASLDDLQKTIEMLFSKKWNLLFDDGLFYTFYALAFREKKIKLKYKMILDSLRNRLALLIEQCNAQCITNVDNPQVAADFIFVMVDGAYFYLSMESDKKAYSERLAYYKQKAYDTLCISPIKVVSAPVC; this is encoded by the coding sequence ATGGGACGCAAAAGCCTAAAAGAGACCAGACGACTGGAGATTATTAAAGTATTTTATCAGGTAGCCAAAAAAGAAGGTTATGAAAATACATCTATTGCCAAGATTGCCAAGGTGATGGATATTAACCCAAGCCTTATTATTCATTATTTTGAAACCAAGGAAGGACTCACTTACGAATTGATCGACCATATACTAGACCGGTATTTATTGATTTATACCATCAAACATAAAGGACAAGCAAGCCTGGATGACTTACAGAAAACTATAGAAATGTTGTTTTCTAAAAAATGGAACCTGCTTTTTGATGACGGTTTATTTTATACTTTTTATGCTTTGGCATTCAGGGAAAAAAAAATCAAGCTTAAATATAAGATGATTCTGGATTCGTTGCGCAATAGACTTGCCCTGTTGATCGAACAGTGCAATGCACAGTGCATTACAAATGTAGATAACCCACAGGTTGCTGCAGATTTTATTTTTGTAATGGTTGATGGGGCTTATTTTTATCTTTCGATGGAAAGTGATAAAAAAGCTTATTCGGAACGTTTAGCCTATTATAAGCAAAAAGCCTACGATACACTATGCATATCTCCAATTAAGGTTGTTTCTGCTCCCGTTTGCTAA
- a CDS encoding inorganic phosphate transporter — MPSFCTILPFIGNTDLSIPLAIVFIVCLLAVVGFEFVNGFHDTANAVATVIYTKALKPVIAIPWSGFWNFMGVFTGGIAVAMGILKLVPLDALMNLPIGVGAAMVLAVLLASIAWNLGTWYLGIPCSSSHTMIGAMIGAGLAFTWYYGGTGVNWGKAEEIGLSLILSPIIGFGLAMLLMYFLKHVVKYHALFHIPHGENDRPPLLIRGLLITTCTLVSFFHGSNDGQKGVGLLMLILIAFLPAKFAVNHHIPNDKVLFQLNQTEQLLQKTAKLNQGKILDIAALVNKIDQAKFHLSLKNETDKKNTYLFRKQIEDVIASVKTVREDKTLVINATDDQLLHDNASELSKLVEFAPLWVILLISISLGLGTMIGWKRIAVTIGEKIGNEHLNYAQGATSEIVAASTIGLSTAFGLPVSTTHVLSSGIAGAMVASGGRKNLNSNTLKNIGLAWVLTLPVSIVLAILLFMLFHLFI; from the coding sequence ATGCCGTCGTTCTGCACCATCTTACCCTTTATCGGAAACACCGATTTAAGTATCCCTCTTGCCATCGTATTTATCGTTTGCCTGCTTGCCGTAGTCGGATTTGAGTTTGTAAACGGTTTCCATGATACGGCCAATGCTGTAGCGACTGTAATTTATACCAAAGCATTAAAACCTGTTATCGCCATCCCCTGGTCGGGATTTTGGAATTTCATGGGCGTGTTTACCGGAGGGATAGCCGTAGCGATGGGTATTTTAAAACTCGTACCATTAGATGCTTTGATGAACCTCCCAATTGGTGTTGGCGCCGCAATGGTTTTAGCAGTTTTACTGGCCTCTATCGCCTGGAACCTCGGCACCTGGTACCTGGGCATCCCCTGCTCAAGTTCGCATACTATGATTGGCGCCATGATCGGTGCCGGTTTAGCTTTTACCTGGTACTATGGCGGCACAGGCGTAAACTGGGGCAAGGCCGAAGAAATTGGTTTATCGCTCATTTTATCACCCATTATCGGCTTTGGTTTGGCCATGTTGCTGATGTATTTTTTAAAACATGTAGTTAAATACCATGCCCTTTTCCATATCCCGCATGGCGAAAATGACAGGCCCCCGTTATTAATCAGGGGATTACTGATTACCACCTGTACTTTGGTGAGCTTTTTCCACGGCAGTAACGATGGACAGAAAGGTGTGGGCTTATTAATGCTGATCCTCATTGCTTTTCTCCCTGCAAAATTTGCCGTCAACCACCATATCCCCAATGATAAAGTATTATTCCAGCTTAACCAAACTGAACAACTGCTGCAAAAAACAGCAAAACTTAATCAGGGTAAAATACTCGATATTGCCGCTCTTGTAAATAAAATAGATCAAGCAAAATTCCACCTTTCTCTCAAAAATGAAACCGACAAGAAAAACACTTATCTTTTCCGTAAGCAGATTGAAGACGTTATTGCTTCGGTAAAAACAGTCAGGGAAGATAAAACATTGGTAATTAATGCAACCGACGATCAGTTGCTTCATGATAATGCTTCTGAGTTATCGAAACTGGTAGAATTTGCACCACTTTGGGTAATTCTTTTAATTTCGATTTCACTCGGACTGGGTACCATGATCGGTTGGAAACGCATAGCGGTTACCATTGGCGAAAAAATCGGCAACGAGCATTTAAATTATGCGCAGGGCGCTACTTCAGAAATTGTAGCGGCTTCTACCATTGGCCTGAGTACCGCTTTTGGCTTGCCGGTAAGTACTACACACGTGTTATCGAGTGGGATAGCCGGTGCAATGGTGGCTTCTGGCGGACGAAAAAACCTGAACAGTAATACGCTTAAAAACATTGGATTGGCCTGGGTGCTTACCTTGCCGGTATCGATTGTATTGGCTATTTTGTTATTCATGCTTTTTCACCTGTTTATTTAA